A portion of the Shewanella sp. SNU WT4 genome contains these proteins:
- a CDS encoding aminotransferase class V-fold PLP-dependent enzyme, translated as MDQSVMEQEHTNIERRRFLKTTSGLTLAGVGALAFPQAALASDNERQPTSFHGQQANEKFWKKVRKEFVLNKRTTYMNVGTSGSMPEQVLENFEDYNEAISENPWQSNIPTIDLAKQVAHSFGADQHELVLSRNTTDGMCSILNGLQFEAGDIILTTHHEHGGALSPLRQVRERYDVEVIELSIPVHTRDHEISADDFVNIFADAVALYGSRVRLITFSHVTYTTGTRLPAKRICQEVAIPNRIPTLIDGAHTPGMLNLDFHDIDCDFYSGAGHKWQCGPGATGILYIRDNAERLKEFWNDRATPLWCINSSSSSSVLQARFQSVGQDNYPAKRALVDACHMWDDIGRDKIEKRVLDLSELCKDELLRHFPHAHYFAPNERELASGLSTFNPFDDQFDGDLVLQFRDRLHKEYGYIVRTISFLLDADDTHKTHAIRVSTHLFHNPDDVTGLAKAMQRLYRTMA; from the coding sequence ATGGATCAAAGTGTAATGGAACAAGAACACACAAATATTGAACGACGTCGATTTTTAAAAACTACCAGTGGATTAACATTAGCAGGTGTAGGTGCCTTGGCATTTCCTCAGGCCGCCTTGGCCAGTGACAATGAGCGCCAACCCACTAGCTTCCATGGCCAACAGGCTAACGAAAAGTTTTGGAAGAAAGTGCGCAAAGAGTTCGTGCTAAATAAGCGCACTACTTATATGAACGTAGGCACTTCAGGTTCAATGCCAGAGCAAGTGCTTGAGAACTTTGAAGACTATAACGAAGCTATTTCAGAAAACCCATGGCAGAGCAATATTCCCACTATCGATTTAGCCAAGCAAGTGGCGCATAGTTTTGGCGCCGACCAACACGAATTAGTGTTAAGCCGCAACACCACTGACGGCATGTGCTCAATTCTTAATGGTCTGCAATTTGAAGCGGGCGACATTATTTTAACCACACACCATGAACATGGCGGCGCCTTGTCACCACTGCGTCAAGTGCGTGAGCGTTATGATGTTGAAGTGATTGAACTGTCTATCCCAGTGCATACTCGTGACCACGAAATTAGCGCCGATGATTTTGTGAATATTTTTGCTGATGCTGTGGCGCTGTATGGTAGCCGCGTACGCTTAATCACTTTCTCTCACGTGACCTATACCACAGGTACCCGTTTACCTGCCAAGCGTATCTGTCAAGAAGTCGCCATTCCTAACCGTATTCCAACCTTGATTGATGGCGCCCATACGCCAGGCATGCTCAACTTAGATTTCCACGATATTGATTGTGACTTCTATTCAGGTGCTGGCCATAAATGGCAGTGCGGACCAGGCGCAACCGGTATTTTATACATACGCGATAATGCCGAGCGTTTAAAAGAATTCTGGAATGATAGAGCAACACCGCTATGGTGTATTAACTCATCATCGTCATCTAGCGTACTGCAAGCCCGCTTCCAATCCGTTGGCCAAGATAATTACCCAGCCAAGCGCGCGTTAGTCGATGCTTGCCACATGTGGGATGATATCGGTCGCGATAAGATTGAAAAGCGCGTACTGGACTTAAGCGAGTTGTGTAAAGATGAGTTGCTGCGTCACTTCCCACACGCTCATTACTTTGCCCCTAATGAACGTGAACTGGCCAGTGGTTTAAGCACCTTTAACCCATTTGACGATCAGTTTGATGGCGATTTAGTGTTGCAATTCCGCGATCGTTTACACAAAGAATACGGTTACATTGTTCGTACCATTTCATTCTTATTAGATGCAGATGATACCCACAAGACTCACGCCATTCGAGTGTCGACTCACTTATTCCACAATCCAGATGATGTCACTGGGTTAGCGAAAGCCATGCAGCGCTTATATCGCACTATGGCATAA
- a CDS encoding leucyl aminopeptidase, with amino-acid sequence MNNYKKSLLALSLSLLISPNLLAETFSFGKKGEAQSLVLFQTASSPVYSFTQLPQSTQDQLIKAMAAAEFKGAKGQIVELLAPVGVETDRIVVLGLGGDELNIGNIQALGGKLQQQLAKLPKQQVQLLVDDIPNEAQFAANLAHGIELSSYRFERYKPSTAAVKHYHFVSDDTKARDTHSQLQAVEAGVFLARDLTNTSAGDLYPESFAAAAQELKKLGVKVTVLDESSLMKSNMGALLSVGKGSDRGPRLVVAHWQGSNDAPVALVGKGITFDSGGYNIKATGTSISHMKSDMAGAATILGTVKAMALQKAPVNVVAIMPMAENMISGNALRPGDVVATAAGKTVEVMNTDAEGRLVLADAIWYAQDRYQPRVIVDIATLTGAKVGALGREFAGIFSDSDQYVNELTFAGSQVGERLWRLPLDSSFGAELESQIADLKNTGAEGSAGASSAAMFLKAFVNDGQDWVHLDIAGNALTSKPLAVAPVGATGYGVRLLSYWLTQAQ; translated from the coding sequence ATGAATAATTATAAAAAATCTTTGCTGGCCCTGAGTCTCAGCCTACTCATAAGTCCAAACCTATTGGCGGAAACCTTTAGCTTTGGCAAAAAGGGGGAAGCGCAAAGCTTAGTTTTGTTTCAAACGGCATCTAGCCCTGTGTATTCATTTACACAGTTGCCGCAGTCGACTCAAGATCAGCTGATTAAAGCTATGGCGGCCGCCGAGTTTAAGGGCGCCAAAGGTCAAATCGTTGAGCTGTTAGCGCCGGTTGGCGTTGAAACCGATAGAATTGTGGTGCTGGGTCTTGGTGGTGATGAGCTGAATATTGGTAACATTCAGGCGCTCGGCGGAAAGTTGCAGCAACAATTGGCTAAGCTGCCTAAGCAGCAAGTGCAACTCCTGGTGGATGACATCCCCAATGAAGCGCAGTTCGCGGCCAATCTTGCCCATGGCATTGAATTGTCGAGCTATCGCTTTGAGCGCTACAAGCCTTCAACTGCAGCGGTTAAGCATTATCACTTTGTCAGTGATGATACCAAGGCGAGAGATACGCATAGTCAGTTGCAAGCCGTTGAGGCCGGTGTGTTTTTAGCGCGCGATCTAACTAATACGTCGGCAGGCGATCTGTACCCTGAAAGCTTTGCCGCAGCGGCGCAAGAGCTTAAGAAGCTTGGGGTAAAAGTCACAGTATTAGATGAAAGCTCATTAATGAAGTCAAACATGGGCGCGTTATTGAGTGTTGGCAAGGGTAGTGATCGCGGGCCGCGTTTAGTGGTGGCGCACTGGCAAGGCAGTAACGATGCGCCAGTTGCCTTAGTGGGCAAAGGCATTACTTTTGATTCTGGTGGATACAATATTAAAGCCACGGGAACTTCGATTTCGCACATGAAGTCTGACATGGCGGGCGCTGCCACGATTCTTGGCACAGTCAAAGCCATGGCACTCCAAAAAGCGCCAGTGAATGTCGTGGCCATTATGCCCATGGCAGAAAATATGATTTCAGGGAATGCATTGCGCCCTGGTGATGTGGTTGCCACGGCCGCAGGTAAAACGGTCGAAGTGATGAATACCGACGCAGAAGGCCGATTAGTGTTAGCCGATGCGATTTGGTACGCGCAAGATAGATATCAACCGCGGGTGATAGTTGATATTGCCACCTTAACAGGGGCTAAGGTCGGAGCCTTAGGGCGAGAATTTGCGGGCATCTTTAGTGATTCAGACCAGTATGTGAATGAACTGACTTTTGCAGGCTCACAAGTGGGTGAGCGTTTATGGCGTTTACCACTTGATAGTAGCTTTGGCGCTGAGCTTGAATCACAAATTGCCGACCTTAAAAATACTGGCGCAGAAGGCAGCGCTGGCGCGTCATCCGCGGCGATGTTTTTAAAGGCTTTTGTCAACGATGGCCAAGATTGGGTGCATCTTGATATTGCCGGAAATGCATTAACTTCCAAGCCGTTAGCGGTTGCCCCTGTTGGCGCAACAGGTTATGGTGTTCGCTTACTTAGCTATTGGTTAACGCAAGCGCAATAA
- the ahpC gene encoding alkyl hydroperoxide reductase subunit C, with translation MTQSIINSLIKPFKATAFHNGEFVPVSEQNLLGKWSVVFFYPADFTFVCPTELGDMADHYEKLQAMGVEVYSVSTDTHFTHKAWHDTSDTIKKIQFPMIGDPTGAITRNFGVMIEEEGLALRGTFVINPEGQIKVAEIHDLGIGRSASELVRKVQAAQYVAAHDGEVCPAKWQPGEATLAPSLDLVGKI, from the coding sequence ATGACTCAGTCAATCATCAACAGCCTAATCAAGCCTTTCAAAGCCACTGCTTTCCACAATGGTGAATTTGTACCAGTGTCTGAGCAGAACCTGTTAGGCAAGTGGTCTGTAGTATTCTTCTACCCAGCCGATTTTACCTTTGTTTGCCCAACTGAATTAGGCGACATGGCTGATCATTACGAGAAGTTACAAGCCATGGGCGTTGAAGTGTATTCAGTGTCAACTGACACTCACTTTACTCATAAAGCGTGGCACGACACTTCTGACACCATCAAGAAAATTCAGTTCCCTATGATTGGTGACCCAACTGGCGCCATCACTCGTAACTTCGGCGTGATGATTGAAGAAGAAGGTTTAGCACTGCGTGGTACCTTCGTAATCAACCCAGAAGGCCAAATTAAAGTAGCTGAAATCCATGACTTAGGTATTGGTCGTAGCGCTTCTGAGTTAGTACGTAAAGTTCAAGCGGCTCAGTATGTAGCAGCTCACGATGGTGAAGTATGTCCTGCTAAATGGCAGCCAGGTGAAGCGACTTTAGCTCCATCGTTAGACTTAGTTGGTAAAATTTAA
- the ahpF gene encoding alkyl hydroperoxide reductase subunit F, protein MLDANLKQQLQTYLQNLKRPVELLVSADDAPKSLEIIRLADDIASLSALVTVKRVTSQRTPSMQVISPDTGSNISFAGLPMGHEFTSLVLALLHTGGHPIKITAEQIAQIASLQGQFKFETYVSLSCQNCPDVVQAINMMAAINPNITNVMIDGALFQEEVTERNIMAVPSVYLNGEIFAQGRISLAEMLNRLDSGAEARQAEALSEKAPYEVLVIGGGPAGASAAIYAARKGLRTGVLADKFGGQVSETVGIENFISVKATEGPKLVANLEAHVREYDVEIMDNQKAVSLKQDGLYQVELANGAVLKSKTVLLATGARWREMNVPGEKEYRGKGVAYCPHCDGPLFKGKRVAVIGGGNSGIEAAIDLANIVEHVTVLEFDSKLRADDVLQRKAASMGNITIITQAMTTDVVGDGQRVTGLNYTDRATNESHHVALAGIFVQIGLVPNSEWLRGTIEMTARGEIIVDNHGQTSLPGVFAAGDVTNSAYKQIIIAMGSGATASLGAFDYLIRNS, encoded by the coding sequence ATGTTAGATGCGAACTTAAAACAACAACTGCAAACTTATTTACAAAATCTCAAGCGGCCTGTTGAGCTGCTCGTATCGGCTGACGATGCTCCAAAGAGCCTAGAAATCATTCGCTTAGCAGACGATATTGCCTCCTTATCTGCCTTGGTGACTGTTAAACGTGTTACCAGTCAGCGCACGCCGTCAATGCAAGTTATCAGCCCAGACACTGGCAGCAATATTAGCTTTGCTGGTTTACCTATGGGACACGAATTCACCTCGTTAGTGTTAGCACTGCTGCATACGGGGGGGCACCCAATCAAAATTACTGCTGAGCAGATAGCGCAAATTGCGAGTCTGCAAGGCCAATTCAAGTTTGAGACCTATGTGTCTTTAAGCTGCCAAAACTGCCCTGATGTAGTGCAAGCTATCAACATGATGGCGGCGATTAACCCTAACATTACCAACGTAATGATTGATGGTGCCTTGTTCCAAGAGGAAGTGACCGAGCGCAACATCATGGCCGTGCCTTCTGTGTATTTAAATGGCGAAATTTTTGCTCAAGGTCGCATTAGCTTGGCAGAAATGCTCAACCGTTTAGATAGCGGCGCCGAGGCTCGTCAAGCCGAAGCCTTGTCAGAAAAAGCGCCTTATGAAGTGTTAGTGATTGGCGGCGGCCCAGCTGGCGCATCAGCAGCTATCTATGCCGCACGTAAAGGTCTGCGTACTGGCGTGTTAGCCGATAAATTCGGTGGCCAAGTATCTGAAACTGTGGGCATTGAAAACTTTATTTCAGTGAAAGCAACCGAAGGCCCTAAGTTAGTGGCCAATCTTGAAGCTCATGTTCGCGAATATGACGTTGAGATCATGGACAACCAAAAGGCCGTGTCTTTGAAGCAAGACGGTTTATATCAGGTTGAACTGGCGAACGGCGCAGTACTGAAAAGTAAAACCGTATTACTGGCTACCGGCGCCCGCTGGCGCGAAATGAATGTGCCTGGTGAGAAAGAATACCGCGGTAAAGGTGTGGCTTACTGCCCACATTGCGACGGCCCATTATTTAAGGGTAAGCGCGTTGCGGTAATTGGTGGTGGTAACTCAGGTATTGAAGCCGCCATTGATTTAGCCAACATAGTTGAGCATGTGACTGTGCTGGAATTTGATAGCAAGCTGCGCGCTGATGACGTGTTGCAACGTAAAGCCGCCTCTATGGGTAATATCACCATTATTACTCAAGCTATGACTACCGATGTGGTGGGTGATGGTCAGCGCGTTACCGGCTTAAACTATACCGATCGCGCCACCAATGAAAGCCATCATGTGGCCTTAGCTGGTATCTTCGTGCAGATTGGTTTAGTACCTAACAGCGAATGGTTAAGAGGCACCATTGAGATGACAGCTCGCGGCGAAATTATCGTTGATAATCATGGCCAAACTTCTCTGCCAGGTGTATTTGCGGCAGGCGATGTGACCAATTCTGCTTATAAGCAGATTATTATTGCCATGGGTAGCGGCGCAACAGCATCTTTAGGCGCCTTTGATTATCTTATTCGTAATAGTTAA
- a CDS encoding urea transporter, translating to MSRDFYTTTLVSVSQIFFIKQPVTGLLFLLAISYNAWLNHHWLLLFGALIATLVANSYAHFRRFDGDMIISGLYGFNGALTGLALTTFLQPSQTLWGYLILSAIVSTELTALFTRSLRPLAIAASTGPFVLTTWLALLLIDGLHLIPAITPAITGGSVADTITQISMSQLMAACISTLFNNIAQVMLLNNPISGAMIWLGILLADKRAALLLAFNVTGITPAMTSGLLGFSCVLTAMAIGQVFYIPSWRQSLWSLVALLMTFGLVMTAELWFKSSLPLLTAPYVITLYLFGLIHFLWQKFRRFSPKS from the coding sequence ATGTCTCGTGATTTTTATACCACTACGCTTGTTAGCGTGAGCCAGATTTTCTTTATTAAGCAACCTGTGACTGGGTTGCTATTTTTATTAGCGATTAGCTATAACGCTTGGCTCAACCATCATTGGCTGCTTTTATTTGGCGCGCTTATCGCAACCTTAGTCGCTAACAGTTATGCCCATTTTCGCCGCTTTGATGGCGATATGATTATTTCAGGCCTGTATGGCTTTAATGGCGCGCTCACAGGTTTAGCCTTAACGACTTTTCTGCAACCTAGCCAGACTCTCTGGGGCTATCTTATCCTTAGCGCTATCGTTAGCACTGAACTTACCGCCCTCTTTACGCGCAGTCTGCGGCCATTGGCTATTGCCGCATCCACGGGTCCCTTTGTGCTAACCACTTGGTTAGCTTTGCTATTAATAGATGGCTTGCACTTAATACCCGCTATCACGCCAGCCATAACTGGCGGTTCAGTCGCAGATACCATCACTCAGATAAGCATGTCGCAATTAATGGCAGCATGTATATCCACCCTCTTTAATAATATTGCGCAGGTGATGCTACTTAATAATCCCATAAGTGGCGCCATGATTTGGCTGGGAATACTGCTGGCTGATAAACGCGCCGCTTTACTTCTTGCCTTTAACGTCACCGGCATAACGCCAGCCATGACATCAGGCTTGTTAGGATTTAGCTGCGTATTAACCGCTATGGCCATAGGACAAGTGTTTTATATACCAAGTTGGCGGCAATCCCTATGGTCATTAGTAGCCTTACTAATGACCTTTGGCTTAGTGATGACTGCTGAGCTTTGGTTTAAATCGAGCTTGCCTTTGTTAACCGCGCCTTATGTAATCACCTTATACCTCTTTGGTTTAATCCATTTTTTATGGCAAAAATTCAGGCGCTTTAGCCCCAAAAGCTAA
- a CDS encoding CrcB family protein, with the protein MYSTMILVFLGGAFGAMVREFIMLLIPSMHNGFPLDILVANVIAAFLLGLATAHHRLQNLSDDVILLFGTGALGGMSTFSSFAYGVAHESMQPGGMLVSLCYVIISLVLGFIAVWLGLTMANRLSNSKQPPNSPQ; encoded by the coding sequence ATGTACAGCACTATGATTTTGGTTTTTCTTGGCGGCGCTTTTGGCGCCATGGTGCGAGAATTTATTATGCTGCTGATCCCAAGTATGCATAACGGTTTTCCGCTAGATATTCTGGTGGCAAACGTGATTGCCGCTTTTCTGCTGGGGCTTGCCACCGCCCACCATCGCTTACAAAACTTATCCGATGATGTCATCTTACTCTTTGGCACAGGCGCGCTTGGCGGTATGTCGACCTTTTCAAGCTTTGCCTATGGCGTGGCGCACGAAAGCATGCAACCTGGCGGCATGTTAGTGTCACTCTGTTATGTCATTATTAGCTTAGTGCTTGGATTTATTGCCGTATGGCTGGGGCTAACTATGGCTAACCGCCTTAGTAACTCAAAACAACCGCCCAATTCACCGCAGTAG
- the crcB gene encoding fluoride efflux transporter CrcB, whose product MTALDVMWVGIGGGIGTVIRWLVGKWVAARFSSSFPIATFGLNITGAFVIAFLSVLMSIHWQSRFGEPLNALIITGILGGYTTFSSMQMDALKYVEAGHMAKALGYLLLSTVAGVMAAFLGIALASI is encoded by the coding sequence ATGACTGCGTTAGATGTAATGTGGGTAGGGATAGGTGGCGGCATAGGGACTGTAATACGTTGGCTAGTCGGTAAGTGGGTTGCGGCGCGCTTTTCTTCTAGTTTCCCCATAGCGACTTTTGGCCTCAATATCACCGGCGCCTTTGTGATTGCTTTCTTGTCGGTACTTATGAGTATCCACTGGCAATCGCGATTCGGCGAGCCGCTTAATGCCTTGATCATCACAGGTATTTTAGGCGGTTATACCACGTTTAGCTCAATGCAAATGGACGCCCTTAAATACGTTGAAGCAGGTCACATGGCTAAAGCGTTAGGGTATCTGTTGTTATCGACAGTGGCTGGGGTGATGGCGGCATTTTTAGGCATTGCACTTGCGAGTATTTAG
- a CDS encoding MliC family protein, with amino-acid sequence MLKSVSSIALIATSLLCSVNANAAAFDCSKAQGTVEEYICQHPELQQLDSKLNDSFSHLLSQLKGAEQSSAQAIQRGWIKGRNDCWKSDNLGQCINDSYQSRITELQIASGKVVVPAPVFYQCNQAQLEVYFYNDTEVPAAVINLLPKGQSDEQLIALLTRAASGAKYEAQNLTLWTKGDEATLIQYGKSDEQCRALDAKALVDTKIPN; translated from the coding sequence ATGCTCAAATCCGTTTCATCTATCGCGCTTATCGCCACCAGCCTACTGTGTAGTGTTAATGCTAATGCCGCCGCATTTGATTGCAGTAAAGCCCAAGGGACTGTTGAAGAGTATATTTGCCAACATCCTGAATTACAGCAATTAGATAGCAAGCTCAATGACAGTTTTAGCCACTTACTCAGTCAACTTAAAGGCGCCGAGCAATCAAGCGCCCAAGCGATTCAGCGCGGTTGGATTAAAGGCCGCAACGACTGCTGGAAAAGCGATAACTTAGGTCAGTGCATTAACGATAGCTACCAAAGCCGCATCACTGAATTGCAAATTGCCAGCGGCAAAGTTGTGGTACCAGCGCCGGTATTTTACCAATGCAATCAAGCCCAACTGGAAGTGTATTTTTACAATGACACTGAAGTACCAGCCGCCGTTATCAATCTATTACCTAAAGGCCAAAGTGATGAGCAGCTAATAGCACTGCTGACTCGCGCTGCCTCTGGCGCTAAATATGAGGCTCAAAATTTAACCCTTTGGACCAAAGGCGATGAAGCCACTTTGATTCAATACGGTAAAAGTGATGAGCAGTGCCGCGCCCTAGATGCTAAAGCCTTAGTCGATACTAAAATCCCCAATTGA
- a CDS encoding glucosaminidase domain-containing protein, whose product MKSKILMFLVWLMSARAYADDALPLPPELLAMPVTDAKMLAGGAAMNEYFTQLNYQLPLASSNLVPPILTKNLPENARGLSTSKADVGFIQLILPSVIAVNDQLLLVRQALVDLQQRAGDYTPDEQAWLQKLAQHYGLQQVDIKQLLNHVNSLPIGMVLAQAIDESGWGRSRFARQGDAIFGEHLPRGWPHYISTDHGRIKLAAYNTVYQGVAAYMYNINTQVSYAELRRLRAEYSARGGATGYQLVDGLQHYSIRGWHYVNDLKALIRHHHLDSYNKAKLSSHQWQWIEFSR is encoded by the coding sequence ATGAAAAGTAAGATATTAATGTTTTTAGTTTGGCTTATGAGTGCCAGGGCTTATGCCGATGATGCCTTGCCCCTGCCGCCAGAATTACTGGCAATGCCAGTCACTGATGCCAAAATGCTCGCAGGTGGCGCCGCCATGAATGAGTATTTTACACAGCTAAATTATCAACTTCCCTTAGCTTCGAGCAATTTAGTTCCGCCAATATTAACCAAGAATTTACCTGAAAATGCCCGTGGCTTATCAACATCTAAGGCTGATGTAGGTTTTATTCAGTTAATTTTGCCAAGCGTCATAGCAGTCAATGATCAACTGTTACTGGTGCGCCAAGCATTAGTTGACTTGCAGCAGCGCGCTGGCGATTACACACCCGATGAGCAGGCGTGGCTGCAAAAATTAGCTCAGCATTACGGCTTGCAGCAGGTTGATATAAAACAGCTACTGAATCATGTGAATAGCTTGCCTATTGGCATGGTGCTCGCGCAAGCCATAGATGAAAGTGGCTGGGGGCGCAGCCGTTTTGCACGCCAAGGGGACGCTATATTTGGTGAGCATCTACCTCGGGGCTGGCCGCATTATATTTCAACCGATCATGGCCGCATCAAATTGGCGGCATATAACACTGTTTATCAAGGTGTTGCTGCTTACATGTATAACATTAATACCCAAGTGAGTTATGCCGAGCTGCGACGATTACGCGCTGAATATTCAGCGCGAGGCGGCGCGACTGGGTATCAATTGGTGGATGGTTTACAGCATTACTCGATTCGCGGCTGGCACTATGTGAATGATCTTAAAGCTTTAATAAGACACCATCATTTAGATAGTTATAACAAGGCTAAATTATCGAGTCATCAATGGCAGTGGATTGAATTTAGTCGCTAG
- a CDS encoding cytoplasmic protein: protein MADISSISQNNTVAHISKVAQMGKEQQQAEGKIIMDLIAAADAPAPSPPSASVGQNINTRA from the coding sequence ATGGCAGATATTAGCAGCATAAGCCAAAACAACACTGTGGCTCACATCAGCAAAGTGGCGCAAATGGGTAAGGAGCAACAGCAAGCCGAAGGCAAGATCATTATGGATTTGATTGCCGCGGCCGATGCGCCAGCGCCAAGCCCGCCATCCGCCAGTGTCGGCCAAAACATTAACACCCGCGCCTAA
- a CDS encoding cytochrome C biosynthesis protein, whose translation MAIFSGASSADTLAWQQTDAKGQVTIPVYFFWSQTCPHCAIAHPFVDKLAAHYPWLALQSYKVTDPGALALWQQVAEATGQKTTSVPFFAFCGQSSVGYSSDEVSGAFIEQQLRQCYQAAGGTISQDNMITPAAIEQTSGTNEAPLFATCSQNSLAGAGSCDAPAITSVQPVTIPFIGTIAPETLSLPLLTVALAGVDAFNPCAFFVLLFLLSIMVNAKSRTRMLLVGGIFVFFSGFIYFLFMIAWLNIFELLGAGGDGGTIILIAGLLALVAGVINIKEFFGQKGKISLSMSANNRTGLIKRMGKLSSATSLGAMIVGTTVLAILANAYELLCTAGFPMIYTSVLSMHDLSSLERYLYLVLYNLVYVIPLAVIVIVFSLTLGKRKLSEKEGEGLKLMSGIMMLGLGSMLVFDPTSMQNPVLAIGLIIGAISLTCSIIWLRKWRARFTR comes from the coding sequence ATGGCTATCTTCAGCGGAGCTAGCTCTGCTGACACCCTAGCGTGGCAACAGACGGATGCCAAAGGCCAAGTTACCATTCCCGTCTATTTTTTCTGGTCACAAACTTGCCCGCATTGCGCGATTGCCCATCCATTTGTAGATAAATTAGCGGCTCATTACCCTTGGCTAGCACTGCAATCGTATAAAGTGACCGACCCTGGCGCCTTGGCCTTGTGGCAACAAGTGGCTGAAGCTACTGGACAAAAAACTACCTCAGTTCCCTTTTTTGCGTTCTGCGGCCAATCGAGCGTAGGTTACTCGAGCGATGAAGTCTCGGGCGCCTTTATTGAGCAGCAATTACGCCAATGTTATCAAGCGGCGGGCGGCACTATTAGCCAAGATAATATGATAACGCCTGCGGCCATAGAGCAAACCTCGGGTACTAATGAAGCCCCGTTATTTGCTACTTGCAGCCAAAATAGCCTTGCCGGCGCAGGTAGCTGCGACGCCCCAGCTATTACCTCAGTGCAACCTGTGACTATTCCTTTTATTGGTACTATCGCTCCAGAGACCTTATCGCTGCCACTACTCACAGTGGCATTAGCCGGGGTCGATGCCTTTAACCCTTGCGCCTTCTTTGTGTTGTTGTTTTTACTCTCAATCATGGTTAACGCCAAAAGCCGCACGCGCATGTTGTTAGTCGGCGGGATTTTTGTGTTCTTCTCTGGCTTTATTTATTTTTTATTCATGATTGCTTGGCTCAATATTTTTGAGCTGCTTGGCGCCGGCGGTGATGGCGGCACCATAATTTTAATTGCAGGCTTATTGGCCTTGGTGGCTGGCGTTATCAATATCAAAGAATTCTTCGGCCAGAAAGGCAAAATTAGCTTATCTATGTCTGCCAATAACCGCACGGGCCTGATTAAACGCATGGGTAAATTATCCAGCGCTACCTCATTAGGCGCCATGATAGTCGGCACTACTGTGCTTGCCATTTTAGCCAATGCCTATGAGCTGTTATGTACTGCAGGCTTTCCTATGATTTATACCAGCGTGCTCAGCATGCATGACTTAAGTAGCCTTGAGCGCTACTTATACTTAGTACTTTATAACTTAGTGTATGTGATACCACTGGCCGTGATTGTGATTGTATTTAGCTTAACCTTAGGCAAACGTAAGCTCAGCGAGAAAGAAGGCGAAGGTCTAAAGCTGATGTCTGGAATCATGATGCTAGGTTTAGGCAGCATGTTGGTGTTTGACCCGACGTCAATGCAAAATCCTGTGCTCGCTATTGGCCTCATTATTGGCGCAATATCCCTGACGTGTAGCATTATCTGGCTGCGAAAATGGCGCGCTAGGTTCACTCGTTAA